The genomic segment AGCGTTGGTTGCTTGCGCGGCTCCTGTATTCGCTCAAGAGCAGGTGGCACAGGGAGTGCAGGCCCTTGCGCAGCAATGGGCGGTTGAGGCGGTGCAGAAAAGTCAACGCGCTGAGCCGACGCCTTTGCGGATGGACGTCACCGTAGGTGCGCTCGATGCGCGTGTGCGCTTGGCGGCATGCGGCAACATGGAAGCGTATGTGCCACCGGGTGCGCGACTCTGGGGGCGCAGTCGCGTCGGGGTGCGTTGTGTGGACGGCATCAGCCGTTGGAACGTCACGCTGCCGGTCACTGTGCGGGCACTCGGTGAAGCGTGGGTCGTGAAAACACAGCTCGCGGCGGGCACGGCAGTCACGGAGAGTGATGTCACACGCGGCGAGGTTGATTGGGCGGAAGAGCAGGGCGCGATCCTCACGGACCGGGCTGCCTGGATGGGGCAGACAGCGTCCCGCGCGTTGACGACCGGACAAGCGCTGCGCCAAGGCATGTTGCGGCCGGCCCAAGTTTTTCAGGCGGGGGCTACCGTCAAAATTGTGGCGCAGGGCCCCGGCTTTCAGATTTCCAGTGAGGCCCAGGCGCTTTCCGCTGGGGTGGTGGGGCAGCAGGCCCGCGTCAAAATGGACAACGGTCGGGTGACATCGGGGACTGTGCTGGATGTGCGTACAGTCAAAATAGACCTTTAGAGGCGAAAATCGTGAAAATAGCCCTAAAGTTAGCCCGAACCCGACCGATAAACATCGTACGAGGCTACGCTTACCGTAGTTTTGGAGAACGCGATGAAAATTGGTCAACCCTCAGAATTACCCGCTTCCGTATCCACTACGGTGTCCGGTGCTGCCCAAAAGGCTGCGCAGAGCAGCAATGCGGCGGCCAATGCGAACACCAACGCCACTCAGAGCACCCGGTCCGCCGGCGTGGCTGTGACGGTGTCGACCGCGGCGCGCGCTTTGGAGAAGCCCGAGCGCAGCGAAGCCTCGGACGTCGATCTGGCCAAAGTGGAGTCGGTGCGGGCGTCTATCCAAAACGGCACGTTTTCCGTGAATGCGGAAGCGATTGCCGACAAGCTGTTATCCAACGCG from the Rhodoferax potami genome contains:
- the flgM gene encoding flagellar biosynthesis anti-sigma factor FlgM, coding for MKIGQPSELPASVSTTVSGAAQKAAQSSNAAANANTNATQSTRSAGVAVTVSTAARALEKPERSEASDVDLAKVESVRASIQNGTFSVNAEAIADKLLSNAQEMLNRTTR
- the flgA gene encoding flagellar basal body P-ring formation chaperone FlgA, producing MPAIRTSLQPAHALWIALVACAAPVFAQEQVAQGVQALAQQWAVEAVQKSQRAEPTPLRMDVTVGALDARVRLAACGNMEAYVPPGARLWGRSRVGVRCVDGISRWNVTLPVTVRALGEAWVVKTQLAAGTAVTESDVTRGEVDWAEEQGAILTDRAAWMGQTASRALTTGQALRQGMLRPAQVFQAGATVKIVAQGPGFQISSEAQALSAGVVGQQARVKMDNGRVTSGTVLDVRTVKIDL